The sequence ATTATGTTGCCTGGTGTCATCTGTCCATTCCATTACTTTCACCAATCAAAGAACGATAGATGTTCCATAACCAACCAAAAATAAATATGTATGATAATATATTCATGTGACAAATGCTGCACTTGAGATTCCaaaatccaacatcttgttgggtGAGAAGTCATGCCTGTTAGATTGTGTGCAGCTCTTTGAAGAACGTGGAGAGAGGGAAGTCAACCGTCCATCCGACTCCTTTGACACGCACACAGACTTGGACTTGCTATTCCACATATGCATTGTCGCAGTCTTCCGCTGTTCTATCTTCTTCCCAATATTGCCAGTGATTGGCGCAGATCAGACCAGCCTTCGCCGCCCACTTTAGTCGAACAGTTGTGAACTTTTTCTACACGATAAGATTTGCATGCACCGAACTCTAATGTGGGTTTCTGCCCAACGCTGACAACGACGAGGAGTGATTGGGTGCGAGCTTAGCAGACCATGACAGATGAAAGGTTGGTAGACTTCCACAGCCCACACTTGGTGAGTTTGAAACTGGAGAGATGGAAGGTCTTGTGGGGGAAGGAAATGTGACGAGCAGCAGAATCCTCAAACCTATAATGTTTCTCAGAGAATCGATAGAACACACCGATACATGGATGGTGAGATCAAAGAATGGGATACTTTGTCTGCTTGTCACCCAAAGAACCAGAGCTTGAGCCCACCCATCATCACATGCGATGCAGAAGAGGGCGAGAAGGAAGCAGGCCATTAATGTCCTTCCCCAAACGACAAGAGCCCCCACCGAACTCCGTTCCACGTTGTAAGTTTTTGTGTGATGCTTTACCCAACAAGTGACACACAagcacattctctctctctctctctcttctctctctctctctcttaagtaCTTGATGGTTCCTTcccaacccctctctctctctcactgcttTCTCCATCCTTCTCAATCAGTGTAGAAACCACTCCTAATCTTGCCAAGCTGCTTTTCGGTTTTCCATTTCTTTCTTCTGACCACTTGAATCCTGAGCTTGTTTAGACAAGGCACAGGAGGAAGACCATTGTTCTCTTCATTCATGGAGTTGCAGGTCACGCAAGCTCCTCTctgggttcttcttcttcttcttctctccggcGCCTGGTTTTCACCTTCAGATGCCTTAAACGAGGAGGGCCTTGCACTTCTTTCTTTCAAGGCATGCATGCAAGAGGATCCGGGTGCTTCCCTGGCAAACTGGAACTCCTCCGGTGACGACCCGTGCTCTTGGAATGGGATCTCTTGTAAAGAAGGGAAGGTCGTCTCGATTAGCCTCCCAAAGAACAGGCTTTTgggttctcttccttcttctctcgGCTCCCTCTCTTCTCTCAGGCACATCAACCTCAGGAGCAACAGGCTTCAGGGGAGCTTGCCTTCCGGACTCTTCGCCGCTGCCGGCGGTCTCCAAAGCTTGGTTCTTTATGGGAACTCCTTCTCTGGTCCTATTCCTCCGGAGGTTGGCAATCTCTCCTTCCTTCAAATTCTAGACCTTTCACAGAACTTGCTCAGTGGAGCAATCCCTGCCTCTATACTCCGCTGTAAGAGGTTGAAGGCTCTTGATCTGAGCCACAACAACTTGACGAGCTCCCTTCCGGTTGGTTTCGGCACCAATCTGACTGCCTTGGAGAAGCTCAGTCTTTCGTACAACGGACTGAACGGTTCGATTCCTAGTGATCTCGGCAATCTTTCTAGCCTTCGGGGCACGGTCGATCTCTCACACAACCTTTTCTCCGGTCCTGTTCCGGCGAGTCTTGGGGACTTGCCGGAAAGGGTCTACATCGATCTTGCATTCAACAACCTGAGTGGTTCCATACCTCAGAACGGAGCTCTAGTGAACAGAGGGCCAACTGCATTTATCGGAAACCCCGGACTTTGTGGTCCGCCATTGAAGAACCCCTGTTCTTCGTCGGGTACAGCATCCGGCGGTGCATCCACGGTTCCATATCTGCCGAGTGATCATTCACCTCAGGCTTCCGAAGTTGACAGTAGCAAGAGCAGAAATGGTCCGAGTAAAAATGCGGTGATCGCTATCGTTGTGAGCGATGTGGTTGCGATTGGTCTTATGGCAATGTTATTCTTCTGCTGTTACAGGAGAGCGGTTTCTTATAAGAGCAAGGCAGAGGCCGAGAACTCGAGCAGAGATGC comes from Musa acuminata AAA Group cultivar baxijiao chromosome BXJ3-3, Cavendish_Baxijiao_AAA, whole genome shotgun sequence and encodes:
- the LOC135632263 gene encoding receptor protein kinase-like protein ZAR1 — protein: MELQVTQAPLWVLLLLLLSGAWFSPSDALNEEGLALLSFKACMQEDPGASLANWNSSGDDPCSWNGISCKEGKVVSISLPKNRLLGSLPSSLGSLSSLRHINLRSNRLQGSLPSGLFAAAGGLQSLVLYGNSFSGPIPPEVGNLSFLQILDLSQNLLSGAIPASILRCKRLKALDLSHNNLTSSLPVGFGTNLTALEKLSLSYNGLNGSIPSDLGNLSSLRGTVDLSHNLFSGPVPASLGDLPERVYIDLAFNNLSGSIPQNGALVNRGPTAFIGNPGLCGPPLKNPCSSSGTASGGASTVPYLPSDHSPQASEVDSSKSRNGPSKNAVIAIVVSDVVAIGLMAMLFFCCYRRAVSYKSKAEAENSSRDAKGGKKYLCWGKDGTESPAEDAEQFDLIPLDKQVHFDLDELLKGSAFVLGKSGIGIVYKVVLENGLTLAVRRLGDGGSQRFKDFQTEVEAIGKVRHPNIVLLRAYYWSVDEKLLIYDYIPNGNLSNAIHGNAGISPLSWDARLKIMKGVAKGLAFLHEFSPKKYVHGDIKPSNILLGPDTEPYISDFGLGHLANMETGTPSIYSDGKATEKQQSPISNVSVSPVWSNALFYQAPEALKSLRPSQKWDIYSYGVILLELICGRSPVALMETSDMDLVRWVQISIEEKKTLLDVVDPCLTRELEREDEVTAVLKIALACVQFNPESRPSSRHVADSLERLTKLSNA